A DNA window from Tachysurus fulvidraco isolate hzauxx_2018 chromosome 4, HZAU_PFXX_2.0, whole genome shotgun sequence contains the following coding sequences:
- the LOC113642464 gene encoding uncharacterized protein LOC113642464 isoform X3: protein MHRTGTKERCSKQQNKKMQTFWILLFALQIKYSCLDFITPKTYYEQRMYGEQLSIRLSSGAEKLQFTYLNEREQEILWSKSTKAKRGVVTGRNDDRKFVIASVTFNDEGTYSVLNIWNRKLSIHYLKVITKKSSQDCVAGESLSIYLLGLPEIDATLHFSNQDLNLTLVKSGTPVGNSHPDYMGRIKVTSSSIELLNVNVSDVGNYTLSDRLNRKVRIVSMNLVDSHPGLKAGPLAALLLLLGIPPCICCCCRKRICKKTSQNTTNTNSTVKYDNQIIPPGPPPAYDSPAVSAGSTPGYPRGYPAVGESTVHPPPNPAFPSQPPYSGSPAMPPNPNPLYPPGSGFPPAQPPQWSDAPSNQPPPAGFAPVMYNAPSVADSVKGEILPTTPLLTPPQPEVAQHPAPDSAIQFSINQGNNSSSNFL, encoded by the exons ATGCACCGTACTGGGACAAAAGAGAGATGTAGTAAGCAACAGAACAA AAAAATGCAAACCTTCTGGATTCTGCTCTTTGCTCTTCAAATTAAgt ACTCCTGTCTTGATTTTATTACGCCTAAGACATATTATGAACAACGGATGTATGGTGAACAGCTGAGTATCAGACTGTCGTCTGGGGCTGAGAAGTTGCAATTTACCTATTTGAATGAAAGGGAGCAGGAGATCCTTTGGTCCAAATCTACCAAAGCTAAAAGGGGAGTAGTAACAGGAAGAAATGATGACAGGAAATTTGTAATTGCATCGGTCACATTCAATGATGAAGGAACCTACAGTGTTCTGAACATCTGGAACAGAAAGTTATCCATCCATTACTTGAAGGTTATCA ctaaaaaaagTTCACAGGATTGTGTGGCTGGAGAGTCCTTAAGCATTTATCTTCTTGGTCTACCGGAGATTGATGCCACGCTACATTTTTCAAACCAAGATTTAAACCTCACTCTGGTTAAGAGTGGCACACCTGTGGGCAACTCACATCCTGACTATATGGGACGTATCAAGGTGACTAGCAGCAGCATTGAGTTGCTTAATGTCAATGTGTCAGATGTGGGCAACTACACACTCAGTGATCGTCTAAATCGCAAAGTCAGGATCGTATCTATGAACTTGGTTG ATAGTCATCCAGGGTTAAAAGCAGGTCCTCTGGCTGCTCTGCTGCTGTTACTCGGTATTCCACCATGTATTTGCTGCTGCTGTAGAAAGAGGATTTGTAAAAAGACCAGccaaaacaccaccaacaccaacagcaCTGTGAAGTATGACAACCAAATTATTCCACCTGGACCTCCACCAGCCTATGATAGTCCTGCAGTTTCTGCTGGATCAACACCG GGCTATCCTCGTGGTTACCCTGCTGTTGGTGAGAGTACTGTTCATCCTCCTCCCAATCCCGCATTTCCTTCTCAACCACCCTACAGTGGATCACCTGCTATGCCCCCTAACCCT AATCCCCTTTACCCTCCTGGAtctggctttccaccagctcAGCCTCCTCAGTGGAGTGATGCTCCCAGTAACCAACCTCCTCCGGCT GGTTTTGCTCCAGTGATGTATAATGCTCCTTCTGTCGCTGACTCAGTCAAAGGAGAAATACTGCCTACAACACCACTACTCACACCACCACAGCCTGAG GTGGCACAGCATCCAGCCCCAGACTCTGCCATCCAATTTAGCATCAACCAGGGAAATAACTCAAGCTCCAACTTCCTGTAG
- the LOC113642464 gene encoding uncharacterized protein LOC113642464 isoform X4 has product MHRTGTKERCSKQQNKKMQTFWILLFALQIKYSCLDFITPKTYYEQRMYGEQLSIRLSSGAEKLQFTYLNEREQEILWSKSTKAKRGVVTGRNDDRKFVIASVTFNDEGTYSVLNIWNRKLSIHYLKVITKKSSQDCVAGESLSIYLLGLPEIDATLHFSNQDLNLTLVKSGTPVGNSHPDYMGRIKVTSSSIELLNVNVSDVGNYTLSDRLNRKVRIVSMNLVDSHPGLKAGPLAALLLLLGIPPCICCCCRKRICKKTSQNTTNTNSTVKYDNQIIPPGPPPAYDSPAVSAGSTPNPLYPPGSGFPPAQPPQWSDAPSNQPPPAGFAPVMYNAPSVADSVKGEILPTTPLLTPPQPEVAQHPAPDSAIQFSINQGNNSSSNFL; this is encoded by the exons ATGCACCGTACTGGGACAAAAGAGAGATGTAGTAAGCAACAGAACAA AAAAATGCAAACCTTCTGGATTCTGCTCTTTGCTCTTCAAATTAAgt ACTCCTGTCTTGATTTTATTACGCCTAAGACATATTATGAACAACGGATGTATGGTGAACAGCTGAGTATCAGACTGTCGTCTGGGGCTGAGAAGTTGCAATTTACCTATTTGAATGAAAGGGAGCAGGAGATCCTTTGGTCCAAATCTACCAAAGCTAAAAGGGGAGTAGTAACAGGAAGAAATGATGACAGGAAATTTGTAATTGCATCGGTCACATTCAATGATGAAGGAACCTACAGTGTTCTGAACATCTGGAACAGAAAGTTATCCATCCATTACTTGAAGGTTATCA ctaaaaaaagTTCACAGGATTGTGTGGCTGGAGAGTCCTTAAGCATTTATCTTCTTGGTCTACCGGAGATTGATGCCACGCTACATTTTTCAAACCAAGATTTAAACCTCACTCTGGTTAAGAGTGGCACACCTGTGGGCAACTCACATCCTGACTATATGGGACGTATCAAGGTGACTAGCAGCAGCATTGAGTTGCTTAATGTCAATGTGTCAGATGTGGGCAACTACACACTCAGTGATCGTCTAAATCGCAAAGTCAGGATCGTATCTATGAACTTGGTTG ATAGTCATCCAGGGTTAAAAGCAGGTCCTCTGGCTGCTCTGCTGCTGTTACTCGGTATTCCACCATGTATTTGCTGCTGCTGTAGAAAGAGGATTTGTAAAAAGACCAGccaaaacaccaccaacaccaacagcaCTGTGAAGTATGACAACCAAATTATTCCACCTGGACCTCCACCAGCCTATGATAGTCCTGCAGTTTCTGCTGGATCAACACCG AATCCCCTTTACCCTCCTGGAtctggctttccaccagctcAGCCTCCTCAGTGGAGTGATGCTCCCAGTAACCAACCTCCTCCGGCT GGTTTTGCTCCAGTGATGTATAATGCTCCTTCTGTCGCTGACTCAGTCAAAGGAGAAATACTGCCTACAACACCACTACTCACACCACCACAGCCTGAG GTGGCACAGCATCCAGCCCCAGACTCTGCCATCCAATTTAGCATCAACCAGGGAAATAACTCAAGCTCCAACTTCCTGTAG
- the LOC113642464 gene encoding branchpoint-bridging protein-like isoform X1, producing MHRTGTKERCSKQQNKKMQTFWILLFALQIKYSCLDFITPKTYYEQRMYGEQLSIRLSSGAEKLQFTYLNEREQEILWSKSTKAKRGVVTGRNDDRKFVIASVTFNDEGTYSVLNIWNRKLSIHYLKVITKKSSQDCVAGESLSIYLLGLPEIDATLHFSNQDLNLTLVKSGTPVGNSHPDYMGRIKVTSSSIELLNVNVSDVGNYTLSDRLNRKVRIVSMNLVDSHPGLKAGPLAALLLLLGIPPCICCCCRKRICKKTSQNTTNTNSTVKYDNQIIPPGPPPAYDSPAVSAGSTPGYPRGYPAVGESTVHPPPNPAFPSQPPYSGSPAMPPNPGHTPGYPPVGESTVYPPPNPAFPPQPPHSGYPATSPAMPPNPNPLYPPGSGFPPAQPPQWSDAPSNQPPPAGFAPVMYNAPSVADSVKGEILPTTPLLTPPQPEVAQHPAPDSAIQFSINQGNNSSSNFL from the exons ATGCACCGTACTGGGACAAAAGAGAGATGTAGTAAGCAACAGAACAA AAAAATGCAAACCTTCTGGATTCTGCTCTTTGCTCTTCAAATTAAgt ACTCCTGTCTTGATTTTATTACGCCTAAGACATATTATGAACAACGGATGTATGGTGAACAGCTGAGTATCAGACTGTCGTCTGGGGCTGAGAAGTTGCAATTTACCTATTTGAATGAAAGGGAGCAGGAGATCCTTTGGTCCAAATCTACCAAAGCTAAAAGGGGAGTAGTAACAGGAAGAAATGATGACAGGAAATTTGTAATTGCATCGGTCACATTCAATGATGAAGGAACCTACAGTGTTCTGAACATCTGGAACAGAAAGTTATCCATCCATTACTTGAAGGTTATCA ctaaaaaaagTTCACAGGATTGTGTGGCTGGAGAGTCCTTAAGCATTTATCTTCTTGGTCTACCGGAGATTGATGCCACGCTACATTTTTCAAACCAAGATTTAAACCTCACTCTGGTTAAGAGTGGCACACCTGTGGGCAACTCACATCCTGACTATATGGGACGTATCAAGGTGACTAGCAGCAGCATTGAGTTGCTTAATGTCAATGTGTCAGATGTGGGCAACTACACACTCAGTGATCGTCTAAATCGCAAAGTCAGGATCGTATCTATGAACTTGGTTG ATAGTCATCCAGGGTTAAAAGCAGGTCCTCTGGCTGCTCTGCTGCTGTTACTCGGTATTCCACCATGTATTTGCTGCTGCTGTAGAAAGAGGATTTGTAAAAAGACCAGccaaaacaccaccaacaccaacagcaCTGTGAAGTATGACAACCAAATTATTCCACCTGGACCTCCACCAGCCTATGATAGTCCTGCAGTTTCTGCTGGATCAACACCG GGCTATCCTCGTGGTTACCCTGCTGTTGGTGAGAGTACTGTTCATCCTCCTCCCAATCCCGCATTTCCTTCTCAACCACCCTACAGTGGATCACCTGCTATGCCCCCTAACCCT GGCCATACTCCTGGTTACCCTCCTGTAGGTGAGAGTACTGTTTATCCTCCTCCCAATCCCGCATTTCCTCCTCAACCACCCCACAGTGGATATCCTGCCACATCACCTGCCATGCCCCCTAACCCT AATCCCCTTTACCCTCCTGGAtctggctttccaccagctcAGCCTCCTCAGTGGAGTGATGCTCCCAGTAACCAACCTCCTCCGGCT GGTTTTGCTCCAGTGATGTATAATGCTCCTTCTGTCGCTGACTCAGTCAAAGGAGAAATACTGCCTACAACACCACTACTCACACCACCACAGCCTGAG GTGGCACAGCATCCAGCCCCAGACTCTGCCATCCAATTTAGCATCAACCAGGGAAATAACTCAAGCTCCAACTTCCTGTAG
- the LOC113642464 gene encoding branchpoint-bridging protein-like isoform X2, translated as MQTFWILLFALQIKYSCLDFITPKTYYEQRMYGEQLSIRLSSGAEKLQFTYLNEREQEILWSKSTKAKRGVVTGRNDDRKFVIASVTFNDEGTYSVLNIWNRKLSIHYLKVITKKSSQDCVAGESLSIYLLGLPEIDATLHFSNQDLNLTLVKSGTPVGNSHPDYMGRIKVTSSSIELLNVNVSDVGNYTLSDRLNRKVRIVSMNLVDSHPGLKAGPLAALLLLLGIPPCICCCCRKRICKKTSQNTTNTNSTVKYDNQIIPPGPPPAYDSPAVSAGSTPGYPRGYPAVGESTVHPPPNPAFPSQPPYSGSPAMPPNPGHTPGYPPVGESTVYPPPNPAFPPQPPHSGYPATSPAMPPNPNPLYPPGSGFPPAQPPQWSDAPSNQPPPAGFAPVMYNAPSVADSVKGEILPTTPLLTPPQPEVAQHPAPDSAIQFSINQGNNSSSNFL; from the exons ATGCAAACCTTCTGGATTCTGCTCTTTGCTCTTCAAATTAAgt ACTCCTGTCTTGATTTTATTACGCCTAAGACATATTATGAACAACGGATGTATGGTGAACAGCTGAGTATCAGACTGTCGTCTGGGGCTGAGAAGTTGCAATTTACCTATTTGAATGAAAGGGAGCAGGAGATCCTTTGGTCCAAATCTACCAAAGCTAAAAGGGGAGTAGTAACAGGAAGAAATGATGACAGGAAATTTGTAATTGCATCGGTCACATTCAATGATGAAGGAACCTACAGTGTTCTGAACATCTGGAACAGAAAGTTATCCATCCATTACTTGAAGGTTATCA ctaaaaaaagTTCACAGGATTGTGTGGCTGGAGAGTCCTTAAGCATTTATCTTCTTGGTCTACCGGAGATTGATGCCACGCTACATTTTTCAAACCAAGATTTAAACCTCACTCTGGTTAAGAGTGGCACACCTGTGGGCAACTCACATCCTGACTATATGGGACGTATCAAGGTGACTAGCAGCAGCATTGAGTTGCTTAATGTCAATGTGTCAGATGTGGGCAACTACACACTCAGTGATCGTCTAAATCGCAAAGTCAGGATCGTATCTATGAACTTGGTTG ATAGTCATCCAGGGTTAAAAGCAGGTCCTCTGGCTGCTCTGCTGCTGTTACTCGGTATTCCACCATGTATTTGCTGCTGCTGTAGAAAGAGGATTTGTAAAAAGACCAGccaaaacaccaccaacaccaacagcaCTGTGAAGTATGACAACCAAATTATTCCACCTGGACCTCCACCAGCCTATGATAGTCCTGCAGTTTCTGCTGGATCAACACCG GGCTATCCTCGTGGTTACCCTGCTGTTGGTGAGAGTACTGTTCATCCTCCTCCCAATCCCGCATTTCCTTCTCAACCACCCTACAGTGGATCACCTGCTATGCCCCCTAACCCT GGCCATACTCCTGGTTACCCTCCTGTAGGTGAGAGTACTGTTTATCCTCCTCCCAATCCCGCATTTCCTCCTCAACCACCCCACAGTGGATATCCTGCCACATCACCTGCCATGCCCCCTAACCCT AATCCCCTTTACCCTCCTGGAtctggctttccaccagctcAGCCTCCTCAGTGGAGTGATGCTCCCAGTAACCAACCTCCTCCGGCT GGTTTTGCTCCAGTGATGTATAATGCTCCTTCTGTCGCTGACTCAGTCAAAGGAGAAATACTGCCTACAACACCACTACTCACACCACCACAGCCTGAG GTGGCACAGCATCCAGCCCCAGACTCTGCCATCCAATTTAGCATCAACCAGGGAAATAACTCAAGCTCCAACTTCCTGTAG